A genomic window from Mustela erminea isolate mMusErm1 chromosome 16, mMusErm1.Pri, whole genome shotgun sequence includes:
- the PKIA gene encoding cAMP-dependent protein kinase inhibitor alpha — translation MTDVETTYADFIASGRTGRRNAIHDILVSSASGNSNELALKLAGLDINKTEGEEDAQRNSTEQSGEAQGEAAKSES, via the exons CATATGCAGATTTCATTGCTTCAGGAAGAACAGGTAGAAGAAATGCAATACATGATATCCTGGTTTCCTCTGCAAGTGGCAACAGCAATGAATTAGCCTTGAAATTAGCAGGTCTTGATATCAACAAGACAG AAGGTGAAGAAGATGCACAACGAAATTCCACAGAACAAAGTGGGGAAGCCCAGGGGGAAGCAGCAAAATCTGAAAGCTAA